The DNA window CCAGCGGGAATGCACGCGAACGGAAGGTCATGTTCGGCGGCAACGCCAGCAACGATCGCCTGCGTGCCGTCTCCCCCGGCTGCGGCCAGGGCGTCCGCTCCCCGCTCGATGGCATCGCGAACAAGGTGTTCCAGGTCGTCACCCTGCTGGAGCTCCACGGGTTCGATCCCGCGCGAGCGTGCCTCGTCGGCTAGGTCGGCAGCTGCGGCTTTCCCGCCACCGGAGTGTGGATTCCAAAACACGACAGCACGAGATGGCGCCGGGGCCGCAGGCAGTCTGATCCGCAGATGGAACACCCGCTTGGCCAGTAGCACGGCGCCGGTGGTCAACAGGGCGAGGAAGAGCACGTCCAGCACGAGGTTCCCGACGATGATGTCGACAAGGGCCCCGACCAGCAGCCCAGCGCCAATCACCAGTAACAGCGCCCGGCTCACTGCGCGCCGCCGGATCGCCTCCCAGCAGGCCGCCAACGCCAGCGCGATGAGCAGAATCGAGATAAGCCCGTGTGGGAACGAGTGGAACATCACCACCAGCACCCATCCGCAGCCGACCGCAAGCAACAGCAAGGTCAGCAGTGCAAGGCCGCGGCGGCTACTCATACGATCGAGCCTATGGCCCCGAGTCCGCGAGTTCCCAGTGTCGGTGGTTCAACTGAGCGGCAAGCTCCGCAATTGCCCGGTCGGGCCACCAACTCGGGGTC is part of the Candidatus Nanopelagicales bacterium genome and encodes:
- a CDS encoding NAD(+)/NADH kinase, whose translation is MSSRRGLALLTLLLLAVGCGWVLVVMFHSFPHGLISILLIALALAACWEAIRRRAVSRALLLVIGAGLLVGALVDIIVGNLVLDVLFLALLTTGAVLLAKRVFHLRIRLPAAPAPSRAVVFWNPHSGGGKAAAADLADEARSRGIEPVELQQGDDLEHLVRDAIERGADALAAAGGDGTQAIVAGVAAEHDLPFACIPAG